The proteins below are encoded in one region of Paenibacillus albus:
- a CDS encoding serine hydrolase domain-containing protein: MKLLSRSAPQGLLTDELQEKLHAWKIKDVVLLQGGSLVWEWHDKGVDRIGAVYSVTKSILSALIGIALEQGLIESIETPISRYFPQIERADDERMQAIRIKHLLTMTSGIEWPEFDKPYWQMKRTDDPVSFVLSQPMEHEPGDAFAYNSGGSHLLSAILTQVTGMSTYDYADQKLFKKLAFRRPRWNSDHAGIFEGGVGLHLTAEDMAKFGQLYLQGGRWEGEQVVPEAWVASSTTAHHKGFSHYEPPIFGEYGYHWWVSSQAHNRVVDFYFAKGYGGQYIAVVPSLELVAAIRKEPDGKGSAIYAKLLLLETIVPFCSSSVH; this comes from the coding sequence ATGAAGCTGCTTTCACGAAGTGCACCGCAGGGTTTACTGACAGACGAATTGCAAGAGAAGCTTCATGCTTGGAAAATAAAAGATGTCGTCTTGCTGCAAGGCGGCTCGCTGGTCTGGGAATGGCATGACAAAGGCGTCGATCGCATCGGTGCGGTCTATTCCGTAACGAAGAGCATCCTATCCGCGCTGATCGGCATCGCGCTAGAACAAGGGCTGATCGAGTCCATTGAAACGCCAATCAGCCGTTATTTTCCGCAAATTGAACGAGCAGATGACGAGCGGATGCAAGCGATTCGAATCAAGCATCTGCTGACGATGACCTCTGGCATCGAGTGGCCGGAATTCGATAAACCGTATTGGCAGATGAAGCGTACGGACGACCCGGTTTCGTTCGTCCTCTCGCAGCCGATGGAGCATGAGCCGGGAGATGCCTTCGCCTACAATTCCGGAGGATCGCATCTGTTATCGGCGATTTTGACTCAGGTGACAGGCATGTCCACCTATGACTATGCCGATCAGAAGCTGTTCAAGAAGCTCGCCTTCCGGCGGCCAAGATGGAACAGTGATCATGCTGGCATCTTTGAAGGCGGTGTGGGGCTGCATTTGACCGCGGAGGATATGGCGAAGTTCGGGCAGCTTTATCTGCAAGGCGGGCGGTGGGAAGGCGAGCAGGTGGTGCCGGAAGCGTGGGTAGCTTCATCGACAACGGCTCATCACAAAGGATTCTCCCACTACGAACCGCCGATATTCGGGGAGTACGGTTACCACTGGTGGGTCTCCTCGCAGGCGCATAACAGAGTGGTAGATTTCTATTTTGCAAAAGGATACGGGGGTCAATATATTGCTGTTGTACCTTCGCTTGAGCTTGTGGCAGCGATACGCAAGGAGCCAGACGGTAAGGGCAGCGCCATCTACGCGAAGCTGCTGCTGCTCGAGACGATCGTCCCATTCTGTTCATCTTCTGTTCATTAA
- a CDS encoding alpha/beta hydrolase encodes MALIQCDFFSETLGLSTSMNVILPQSAPSQIGMDSKAAAQTKHRTLYLLHGMSDDHSIWLRRTSIERYVASLGIAVVMPAVHRSYYADMVAGGKYWTFISEELPAIARSFFPLSDRREDNFVAGLSMGGYGAFKLALNKPEQYAAAASLSGALDAASFTHRMPEEAKLIFGTDNYVNELPNNLFLAADTLAQQSEPAIPLLYQCCGTEDFLYEDNIRFRDHAQQLNLPFTYEEGPGEHEWGYWDKQIQRVLEWLPL; translated from the coding sequence ATGGCACTTATTCAATGTGATTTCTTCTCCGAAACACTCGGCCTTTCAACTTCGATGAACGTTATTTTGCCGCAATCGGCCCCTTCTCAAATCGGTATGGACTCGAAAGCGGCAGCACAGACGAAGCACCGTACCTTATATCTGCTGCACGGCATGTCCGATGATCATTCAATCTGGCTTCGCCGGACTTCGATCGAGCGCTATGTCGCATCGCTTGGCATCGCGGTCGTCATGCCTGCCGTCCACCGCAGCTATTATGCCGATATGGTGGCTGGAGGCAAGTACTGGACCTTCATCAGTGAAGAATTGCCTGCAATTGCTCGCTCCTTCTTCCCGCTATCGGACCGTAGAGAAGACAACTTCGTCGCAGGCTTGTCCATGGGCGGCTATGGCGCGTTCAAGCTTGCCCTGAACAAACCGGAGCAATATGCTGCTGCAGCCAGCTTATCCGGCGCGCTTGATGCGGCAAGTTTCACTCATCGGATGCCGGAAGAAGCCAAGCTGATCTTCGGCACGGACAACTATGTAAATGAACTGCCGAATAATCTGTTCCTGGCAGCAGATACGTTGGCGCAGCAATCAGAGCCAGCTATACCGTTATTATACCAATGCTGCGGCACGGAAGACTTCTTGTATGAAGACAACATCCGATTCCGGGATCATGCGCAGCAGCTCAATTTGCCATTTACCTATGAAGAAGGTCCAGGCGAGCATGAGTGGGGCTATTGGGACAAGCAAATCCAGCGCGTGCTGGAATGGCTTCCGCTCTAA
- a CDS encoding ABC transporter ATP-binding protein, with product MEEKENKGNWKQLVRLIARTKPSKALIIFAIVMSLAGTAVSLIIPLFTKNLVDGFSISNLSWKQIAGFGGIFVLQAVVSGFSGYMLNVAGQRIVANLRDRLWKKLLVLPIPYYDSNRTGETISRMTNDTGVVKQLIAENLTNFLSGIISVIGSIIVLFYMDWQMTSVMLAVIPVAALFMAPLGRQMYLISKGLQKETASFTTTLTQVLSEVRLVKSMNAEHREYAAGSKWINSLYKFGVKEAKVQALIAPLMYFVMMMLLVVIIGYGGMRVASGALSAGELVAFILYLIQIVMPMTQITTFFTQFKKTVGATERISAILDSPEEDHEQGKPVTKIAQPITLSGLGFAYGDGEPVLKDLDFRVDPGTVTAIVGPSGGGKTTLFSLLERYYEPTGGSIKYGDETIDSFNLREWRSQFGYVSQESPLIAGTIRENICYGIEHEVSDGTLMKAAEMAYAHTFISELPEGYDTEVGERGIKLSGGQRQRIAIARALLRDPKILMLDEATSALDSKSEVVVQEALKNLMDGRTTLVIAHRLSTVVDADQIIFVEKGTLTGSGTHEELLATHSLYREFATQQLRLQSVEIVE from the coding sequence ATGGAAGAGAAAGAGAATAAAGGGAATTGGAAGCAGCTGGTGAGGCTGATCGCGAGGACGAAGCCATCGAAAGCATTGATTATATTCGCAATCGTGATGAGCCTGGCGGGGACGGCAGTCTCGCTCATCATTCCGCTGTTTACGAAAAATCTCGTTGATGGCTTCTCGATAAGCAATCTGAGCTGGAAGCAGATCGCCGGGTTCGGCGGGATCTTCGTCCTGCAAGCCGTTGTCAGCGGCTTCTCCGGTTATATGCTTAACGTAGCGGGCCAGCGCATCGTCGCGAATTTGCGGGATCGGCTGTGGAAGAAGCTGCTTGTGCTCCCGATTCCGTATTATGACAGCAATCGGACGGGTGAGACCATCAGCCGAATGACGAACGATACCGGCGTTGTGAAGCAGCTGATCGCCGAGAATTTAACGAATTTCTTGTCCGGAATCATCAGCGTAATCGGCTCCATCATCGTCTTATTCTATATGGATTGGCAGATGACTTCGGTCATGCTCGCAGTCATTCCGGTTGCGGCGCTGTTCATGGCTCCGCTCGGTAGACAGATGTATCTCATCTCTAAGGGGCTGCAGAAGGAAACGGCCTCCTTCACAACGACGCTTACGCAGGTGCTCTCGGAAGTGCGTCTTGTGAAGTCGATGAATGCGGAGCACAGAGAATATGCAGCAGGCAGCAAATGGATTAACAGCTTGTATAAGTTCGGGGTTAAGGAAGCAAAGGTTCAAGCGTTAATTGCACCGCTTATGTACTTCGTTATGATGATGCTGCTTGTCGTCATTATCGGTTACGGCGGAATGCGTGTTGCATCTGGTGCACTTAGTGCAGGCGAGCTCGTTGCGTTCATTCTATATCTGATTCAAATTGTCATGCCGATGACGCAGATTACGACGTTCTTCACGCAGTTCAAGAAGACGGTCGGCGCGACGGAACGGATCAGCGCTATTCTGGACTCGCCAGAGGAGGATCACGAGCAAGGGAAGCCGGTTACCAAGATAGCTCAGCCAATTACATTGAGTGGCCTCGGCTTCGCTTACGGCGATGGCGAGCCGGTTCTCAAGGATCTTGATTTCCGTGTCGATCCAGGCACGGTGACAGCAATTGTTGGACCCAGCGGCGGCGGCAAAACAACGCTCTTCTCGCTGCTGGAGCGCTACTACGAGCCAACAGGCGGGAGCATCAAATACGGCGACGAAACGATCGATAGCTTTAACCTCCGGGAATGGCGGAGCCAGTTCGGTTACGTATCTCAGGAGAGTCCGTTAATCGCAGGCACAATACGGGAAAATATTTGCTATGGCATCGAACACGAGGTTAGCGATGGAACACTAATGAAGGCAGCAGAGATGGCCTATGCGCATACTTTCATCAGCGAGCTGCCGGAAGGTTATGATACAGAGGTTGGCGAGCGAGGGATCAAGCTCTCAGGCGGTCAAAGGCAGCGAATTGCAATTGCCAGAGCGCTGCTGCGCGATCCAAAGATACTAATGCTCGACGAGGCGACGTCCGCTCTGGACAGCAAGTCTGAGGTCGTTGTACAGGAAGCGTTAAAGAATCTGATGGATGGCCGCACGACGCTCGTTATCGCGCACCGATTGTCTACGGTTGTAGACGCGGACCAAATTATATTTGTTGAGAAGGGCACTCTGACAGGAAGCGGCACTCATGAGGAACTGCTGGCCACTCATTCTCTATACCGCGAGTTCGCGACGCAGCAATTGCGCTTACAAAGTGTAGAAATCGTAGAATAA